One Curtobacterium herbarum genomic window carries:
- a CDS encoding RNA polymerase sigma factor — protein MNRPRGPGEIPDTELITSIGRGDAEAYTEMLDRHSRAVFRYAWGLADQRSDVDDIVQETFLVAWRRRKDIRIVGSSALPWLLTSARNIAMNTNRQRRSHRIDDIDEHTGASDAWYRQVEHDEAAQQLRWVQNEIAALDSPDRELCELCLLQDRTYDEAAAVLGLSPVNARKRIQRSRARLRTNRAAQGMENIS, from the coding sequence GTGAACAGACCGAGGGGGCCGGGCGAGATCCCGGACACAGAACTCATCACGTCGATCGGGCGCGGTGACGCCGAGGCGTACACCGAGATGCTCGACCGACACAGCCGCGCGGTGTTCCGGTACGCCTGGGGGCTCGCCGATCAACGGTCGGACGTCGACGACATCGTGCAGGAGACGTTCCTCGTCGCCTGGCGCCGTCGGAAGGACATCCGGATCGTCGGGTCGAGCGCACTCCCCTGGCTGCTCACCAGCGCCCGGAACATCGCGATGAACACGAACCGTCAACGCCGGTCGCACCGCATCGACGATATCGACGAACACACGGGTGCATCGGACGCGTGGTACCGGCAGGTCGAGCACGACGAGGCCGCACAGCAGCTGCGGTGGGTGCAGAACGAGATCGCCGCGCTCGACTCCCCCGACCGGGAACTCTGCGAGCTCTGCCTCCTGCAGGACCGGACCTACGACGAGGCCGCCGCCGTGCTCGGCCTCTCCCCCGTCAACGCGCGCAAGCGCATCCAACGATCCCGCGCCCGGCTCCGGACGAACCGCGCAGCGCAGGGGATGGAGAACATCTCATGA
- a CDS encoding CU044_5270 family protein, with protein sequence MITMPPPEGAALDAAITPIRRAVLEQTVARRRTRSRWTFGALGTVAAVTVTATVLVVGNVTGASDSVPIVGSGPQAATAAEVLQRAADVTVRTSDPVVVPGQFRKVEVQEASQAFFTEDMSALVPYSITVYQPADPSAQWTLVRDSGQPTQYFPAAKAAEAESVWNRDPQGYPVETLHAAGGAFYGTPWTPAELAEMPRDPAALYGWVSDHATGSASHEEAMTTLITDDLGTGMVPADLRSAMYQVLAKIPGTTITHDAVTLDGRTGIGIGRDEAARQGEHSEIVIDPQSGDFIGTRTLVGAGNPTLPEGTVFDSTAVTTTVVDSAP encoded by the coding sequence ATGATCACCATGCCGCCGCCCGAGGGTGCTGCCCTCGACGCCGCCATCACGCCGATCCGCCGAGCGGTCCTGGAGCAGACCGTCGCCCGCCGCCGGACCCGTTCGCGCTGGACCTTCGGCGCGCTGGGCACCGTCGCCGCCGTGACGGTCACGGCCACCGTGCTCGTCGTCGGGAACGTCACCGGGGCCTCGGACTCGGTGCCGATCGTGGGCTCGGGACCGCAGGCCGCGACCGCCGCCGAGGTGCTCCAGCGTGCCGCCGACGTCACGGTCCGGACGAGCGACCCCGTCGTCGTCCCCGGCCAGTTCCGCAAGGTGGAGGTGCAGGAGGCCAGCCAGGCCTTCTTCACCGAGGACATGTCCGCGCTCGTGCCCTACTCGATCACCGTGTACCAGCCGGCTGACCCGTCGGCCCAGTGGACCCTCGTCCGCGACTCCGGACAGCCGACCCAGTACTTCCCGGCAGCGAAAGCGGCCGAGGCGGAGTCGGTCTGGAACCGTGACCCGCAGGGGTACCCGGTGGAGACCCTGCACGCGGCCGGCGGCGCCTTCTACGGCACGCCGTGGACCCCGGCCGAGCTCGCCGAGATGCCCCGCGACCCGGCGGCGCTCTACGGGTGGGTGTCCGACCACGCGACCGGTTCGGCCAGCCACGAGGAGGCGATGACCACCCTGATCACCGACGACCTGGGCACCGGGATGGTCCCGGCCGACCTCCGGAGCGCGATGTACCAGGTACTCGCGAAGATCCCGGGCACGACGATCACCCACGACGCGGTGACCCTCGACGGGCGCACGGGCATCGGCATCGGCCGTGACGAGGCGGCGCGACAGGGCGAGCACTCGGAGATCGTCATCGACCCGCAGTCCGGGGACTTCATCGGCACCCGCACGCTCGTCGGGGCCGGCAACCCGACGCTGCCCGAGGGCACGGTGTTCGACTCGACCGCCGTGACGACGACGGTGGTCGACAGTGCCCCCTGA
- a CDS encoding DoxX family protein, which produces MSRRRSARPSVPRTVVRILLGATMTWAGISHLTVAREEFRAQVPKFVPLDPDVTVLASGIAEISLGAALMLLVRRQATVGWVAAVFFTAIFPGNIAQWMHHRDGFGLDTDTKRFVRLLFQPVLIAVALWATNALRKRR; this is translated from the coding sequence ATGTCCCGTCGCCGTTCCGCCCGACCCTCCGTCCCCCGCACCGTCGTCCGCATCCTGCTCGGCGCGACGATGACCTGGGCCGGCATCAGCCACCTCACCGTCGCCCGTGAGGAGTTCCGCGCCCAGGTGCCGAAGTTCGTGCCGCTCGACCCCGACGTGACGGTCCTGGCCTCCGGCATCGCCGAGATCTCCCTCGGCGCCGCACTCATGCTGCTCGTGCGTCGCCAGGCGACGGTCGGCTGGGTCGCCGCGGTGTTCTTCACGGCGATCTTCCCGGGCAACATCGCGCAGTGGATGCACCACCGCGACGGTTTCGGGCTGGACACCGACACCAAGCGCTTCGTCCGTCTGCTGTTCCAGCCGGTGCTCATCGCCGTCGCCCTCTGGGCCACCAACGCACTCCGCAAGCGCCGCTGA
- a CDS encoding pentapeptide repeat-containing protein — translation MTTRTRVTLGRREDLGADCANCFGLCCVALAFTRSVDFPVDKDAGDPCANLDPTDGCTIHPRLRSEGFRGCTVFDCSGAGQKVSRHTFAGRSWRDDTATRDAMFAVFPVVRRLHELLRYLDEAITLAHDAHDAHAAAPLTERFDRVRALSDADPDTLLAADVDAEYDAARPLLLGASRDARARDGSVHDGSGDDRRIGRLRVGPGADLLGADLRRADLQGASLRGALLIDADLMGADLRRCECIGADLRDADLSGADLRGAVYLTQMQVNAARGDARTRLDDGFQRPSHWAG, via the coding sequence ATGACGACACGAACCCGGGTCACCCTCGGCCGCCGCGAGGACCTCGGGGCCGACTGCGCCAACTGCTTCGGTCTGTGCTGCGTCGCACTGGCGTTCACCCGTTCGGTGGACTTCCCGGTGGACAAGGACGCCGGCGACCCGTGCGCGAACCTCGACCCTACCGACGGCTGCACGATCCACCCACGCCTGCGGTCCGAGGGGTTCCGCGGCTGCACGGTCTTCGACTGCTCGGGCGCCGGGCAGAAGGTGTCCCGGCACACCTTCGCCGGCCGGTCCTGGCGTGACGACACGGCGACCCGCGACGCGATGTTCGCGGTCTTCCCCGTCGTCCGCCGGCTGCACGAGCTGCTCCGCTACCTGGACGAGGCGATCACCCTCGCCCACGACGCCCACGACGCCCACGCAGCCGCACCGCTGACGGAGCGGTTCGACCGGGTGCGCGCCCTCAGCGACGCCGATCCGGACACCCTGCTGGCTGCCGACGTGGACGCGGAGTACGACGCCGCCCGGCCGCTCCTGCTCGGCGCGAGCCGGGATGCCCGCGCCCGCGACGGCAGCGTTCATGACGGCAGCGGCGACGACCGGCGCATCGGCCGCCTGCGCGTCGGCCCCGGCGCGGACCTGCTCGGAGCCGACCTGCGGCGCGCGGACCTGCAGGGTGCGAGCCTCCGCGGTGCGCTCCTCATCGATGCCGACCTGATGGGTGCCGACCTCCGCCGGTGCGAGTGCATCGGTGCCGACCTCCGCGACGCCGACCTTTCCGGAGCCGACCTCCGCGGCGCGGTCTACCTGACACAGATGCAGGTGAACGCGGCTCGAGGGGATGCACGGACCCGCCTCGACGACGGCTTCCAGCGGCCGTCCCACTGGGCGGGCTGA
- a CDS encoding SDR family NAD(P)-dependent oxidoreductase, whose product MTTTLITGANRSLGLETARRLIEAGHTVYAGVRNPDDAAEVRALGATVVRIDVTDQSSIDEAFASIPALDVLVNNAGVLGTSHGVDDLTADAMASVLDANVTGIVRVTQAALPLLRASGNPVIVNVASGVGWPRFLSTPGHDEFPVPSIPYAASKAAVITLTVQYAKNLPGFRVNVSDPGYTATDFNGHSGHQTVTEGTDATVALALLGPDGPTGEFHNRHGRVDY is encoded by the coding sequence ATGACCACCACACTCATCACCGGGGCGAACCGCAGCCTGGGACTCGAGACCGCCCGCCGACTCATCGAGGCCGGCCACACCGTGTACGCCGGCGTCCGCAACCCGGACGACGCGGCCGAGGTGCGTGCCCTCGGCGCCACCGTCGTCCGGATCGACGTCACCGACCAGTCGAGCATCGACGAGGCGTTCGCGTCGATCCCCGCTCTCGACGTCCTCGTCAACAACGCCGGCGTGCTCGGCACCTCACACGGTGTCGACGACCTGACGGCGGACGCGATGGCATCCGTCCTCGATGCCAACGTCACCGGCATCGTCCGCGTCACGCAGGCCGCCCTGCCGCTGCTCCGCGCCTCCGGGAACCCCGTCATCGTGAACGTCGCCTCCGGCGTCGGTTGGCCGCGGTTCCTCAGCACCCCGGGACACGACGAGTTCCCCGTGCCGAGCATCCCGTACGCCGCGTCGAAGGCCGCCGTCATCACCCTCACCGTGCAGTACGCCAAGAACCTGCCCGGGTTCCGCGTGAACGTCAGCGACCCGGGCTACACCGCGACGGACTTCAACGGGCACTCCGGCCACCAGACGGTGACCGAGGGGACCGACGCCACAGTTGCGCTCGCGCTCCTCGGACCGGACGGGCCGACCGGGGAGTTCCACAACCGGCACGGGCGCGTCGACTACTGA
- a CDS encoding helix-turn-helix domain-containing protein, with protein MSEFADVLRSWRDRVSPAEVGLPAGAGRRTAGLRREELAALAGVSVDYVVRLEQGRATNPSPQLLAALATALRLTEQERDHLFRVAGAAPPSRGLVPRHITPGVQRIIDRLTDVPLAVFTASHDLLHRNELWAAATGDGDRWQGRSANLVWQFFTEGHAGVEFDDEHAEAFASDLAADLRSALGRYPDDRHLVELVRDLRATSPEFERRWGEARIAEHRTSRKTLRTPVGSIEVDCDTLSVPGSDLRIVVYTVVPGSEDASRLDLLRVTGLQRV; from the coding sequence ATGAGCGAGTTCGCGGACGTCCTGCGGTCCTGGCGTGACCGGGTCAGTCCCGCCGAGGTCGGCCTGCCCGCCGGTGCCGGGCGACGGACCGCGGGCCTCCGGCGTGAGGAGCTGGCGGCCCTCGCGGGGGTCAGCGTCGACTACGTCGTGCGGCTCGAGCAGGGCCGCGCGACGAACCCGTCACCGCAGCTGCTCGCCGCCCTGGCCACCGCGCTCCGTCTGACCGAGCAGGAGCGGGACCACCTGTTCCGCGTCGCCGGTGCCGCTCCCCCGTCCCGCGGGCTCGTCCCCCGGCACATCACGCCCGGTGTGCAGCGCATCATCGACCGGTTGACCGACGTGCCGCTGGCCGTGTTCACCGCCAGTCACGACCTGCTGCACCGCAACGAGCTGTGGGCCGCGGCGACGGGTGACGGCGACCGGTGGCAGGGGCGCTCCGCGAACCTCGTCTGGCAGTTCTTCACCGAGGGCCACGCCGGGGTGGAGTTCGACGACGAGCACGCCGAGGCGTTCGCGTCCGACCTGGCCGCGGACCTCCGCAGTGCCCTCGGCCGCTACCCCGACGACCGGCACCTCGTCGAGCTCGTGCGGGACCTCCGGGCGACGAGCCCGGAGTTCGAGCGGCGCTGGGGCGAGGCCCGGATCGCCGAGCACCGGACCAGCCGGAAGACCCTGCGGACGCCGGTCGGCTCGATCGAGGTCGACTGCGACACCCTCTCGGTGCCCGGCAGTGACCTGCGCATCGTCGTCTACACGGTGGTGCCCGGCAGCGAGGACGCGTCGCGACTCGACCTGCTGCGCGTCACGGGCCTCCAGCGCGTCTGA